A stretch of the Streptomyces venezuelae genome encodes the following:
- a CDS encoding histidine phosphatase family protein yields MSTTGTAGPARTTYTKPGRKIVLWRHGQTSWNLERRFQGSTDIELTETGVAQARRSARLLASLKPDAIVASDLKRAAATAAELAAVTGLSVTHDPALRETYAGEWQGLTHDEILAKYGEQYAAWKRGEPVRRGGGELETEVADRAAPVVLGHAGRLGENGTLVVVSHGGTIRTTIGRLLGLDSYYWEGLGGLSNCCWSVLGEGARGWRLLEHNAGTLPEPVLGDDD; encoded by the coding sequence CTGAGCACGACCGGTACGGCCGGCCCGGCCCGTACGACGTACACCAAGCCCGGCCGCAAGATCGTTCTGTGGCGGCACGGCCAGACCTCGTGGAACCTGGAGCGCCGGTTCCAGGGCTCCACGGACATCGAGCTGACCGAGACGGGTGTGGCGCAGGCGCGCCGCTCCGCCCGGCTGCTCGCCTCGCTGAAGCCGGACGCCATCGTGGCCTCCGACCTGAAGCGGGCGGCGGCCACGGCCGCCGAGCTGGCCGCCGTCACCGGGCTGTCCGTCACCCACGACCCGGCGCTGCGGGAAACCTACGCGGGCGAGTGGCAGGGCCTGACGCACGACGAGATCCTCGCCAAGTACGGCGAGCAGTACGCGGCGTGGAAGCGCGGCGAGCCGGTGCGCCGCGGTGGCGGCGAGCTGGAGACCGAGGTCGCCGACCGGGCGGCCCCGGTGGTGCTCGGGCACGCCGGCCGCCTCGGCGAGAACGGCACGCTGGTCGTGGTCAGCCACGGCGGCACCATCCGCACCACCATCGGCCGGCTGCTGGGCCTGGACTCGTACTACTGGGAGGGCCTCGGCGGCCTCTCCAACTGCTGTTGGTCCGTGCTGGGCGAGGGCGCACGCGGCTGGCGGCTGCTGGAGCACAACGCCGGAACGCTGCCCGAACCGGTGCTCGGCGACGACGACTGA
- the leuS gene encoding leucine--tRNA ligase, translating to MSETNTPAPEAAEGHRYTAAMAADIEARWQDVWDAEGTYEAPNPTGDLAGDPAVAARPKKFIMDMFPYPSGAGLHVGHPLGYIATDVYARHQRMTGHNVLHTLGFDAFGLPAEQYAVQTGTHPRVSTEANIENMKVQLRRLGLGHDKRRSFATIDPDYYKWTQWIFLQIYNSWYDADAGKARPIAELIAAFEDGSRAVPGGRAWAELTAGERADVLNEYRLAYSSDAPVNWCPGLGTVLANEEVTADGRSERGNFPVFKAKLSQWNMRITAYADRLLDDLEALDWPEAIKLQQRNWIGRSEGARVDFALGDEAITVFTTRPDTLFGATYMVLAPEHPLVEKFIPAAWPEGTHQVWTGGYATPAEAVAAYRKQAASKSDVERQAEAKDKTGVFTGEYAVNPVSGEKVPVFIADYVLMGYGTGAIMAVPAHDSRDFEFARAFELPIRCVVEPTDGRGTDPAEWDEAFVSYDAKLVNSTGEGISLDGLGVVAAKAAITDWLTGRGIGEGTVNFRLRDWLFSRQRYWGEPFPIVYDEDGVAHALPESMLPLELPEVEDYSPRTFEPDDADSQPETPLSRKSDWVNVELDLGDGRGVRSYRRETNTMPNWAGSCWYELRYLDPNNADALVDPEIEQYWMGPRESAPHGGVDLYVGGAEHAVLHLLYARFWSKVLFDLGHVSSAEPFHKLFNQGMIQAYVYRDERGFPVTATEVEERDGKFFFEGEQVKRELGKMGKSLKNAVTPETICEEYGADTLRLYEMAMGPLDVSRPWDTRAVVGQYRLLQRLWRNVVDEETGAVTVVDAEPSEQTLRALHKAIDGAGGDLAGLRFNTAIAKITELNNFLTKAGEPLSRPVAEQLVKLVAPLAPHIAEELWHRLGHTDSVVHQDFPVADPAYVVDETVTCVVQVKGKVKARLEVPPAISEADLEQLAVTDEAVVAALGGAEIRKVIVRAPKLVNIVI from the coding sequence ATGAGCGAGACGAACACCCCGGCCCCCGAGGCGGCCGAGGGGCACCGTTACACGGCTGCCATGGCCGCCGACATCGAGGCACGCTGGCAGGACGTATGGGACGCGGAGGGCACCTACGAGGCGCCCAATCCGACCGGCGACCTGGCGGGTGACCCGGCCGTGGCCGCGCGCCCCAAGAAGTTCATCATGGACATGTTCCCGTACCCGTCCGGTGCCGGACTGCACGTGGGCCACCCGCTCGGCTACATCGCCACCGACGTGTACGCCCGCCACCAGCGGATGACCGGCCACAACGTCCTGCACACCCTGGGCTTCGACGCCTTCGGCCTGCCGGCCGAGCAGTACGCCGTGCAGACCGGCACGCACCCGCGCGTGTCCACCGAGGCGAACATCGAGAACATGAAGGTCCAGCTGCGCCGGCTGGGCCTGGGCCACGACAAGCGCCGGTCCTTCGCCACGATCGACCCGGACTACTACAAGTGGACCCAGTGGATCTTCCTGCAGATCTACAACTCCTGGTACGACGCGGACGCGGGCAAGGCCCGTCCGATCGCCGAGCTGATCGCCGCCTTCGAGGACGGCTCCCGTGCGGTCCCCGGCGGCCGGGCGTGGGCGGAGCTGACCGCGGGCGAGCGGGCCGACGTACTGAACGAGTACCGGCTGGCGTACTCCTCCGACGCGCCGGTGAACTGGTGCCCCGGGCTGGGCACCGTACTGGCCAACGAGGAGGTCACCGCCGACGGCCGGTCCGAGCGCGGCAACTTCCCCGTCTTCAAGGCCAAGCTGAGCCAGTGGAACATGCGGATCACCGCCTACGCGGACCGCCTGCTGGACGACCTGGAGGCGCTGGACTGGCCCGAGGCGATCAAGCTCCAGCAGCGGAACTGGATCGGCCGCTCCGAGGGCGCCCGCGTCGACTTCGCGCTGGGCGACGAGGCCATCACCGTCTTCACCACCCGCCCGGACACCCTGTTCGGCGCCACCTACATGGTGCTGGCGCCCGAGCACCCGCTGGTCGAGAAGTTCATCCCGGCGGCCTGGCCCGAGGGCACCCACCAGGTGTGGACCGGTGGCTACGCCACCCCCGCCGAGGCGGTGGCCGCGTACCGCAAGCAGGCCGCGTCCAAGTCGGACGTGGAGCGGCAGGCCGAGGCCAAGGACAAGACCGGCGTCTTCACCGGCGAGTACGCCGTCAACCCGGTCAGCGGCGAGAAGGTCCCGGTCTTCATCGCCGACTACGTGCTGATGGGCTACGGCACCGGCGCCATCATGGCCGTCCCGGCCCACGACAGCCGCGACTTCGAGTTCGCCCGCGCCTTCGAGCTGCCGATCCGCTGCGTGGTCGAGCCCACGGACGGCCGCGGCACCGACCCGGCCGAGTGGGACGAGGCCTTCGTCTCGTACGACGCCAAGCTGGTCAACTCCACCGGAGAGGGCATCTCCCTGGACGGCCTGGGCGTGGTGGCGGCCAAGGCCGCCATCACCGACTGGCTGACCGGGCGCGGCATCGGCGAGGGCACCGTCAACTTCCGGCTGCGCGACTGGCTGTTCAGCCGCCAGCGCTACTGGGGCGAGCCCTTCCCGATCGTCTACGACGAGGACGGCGTCGCACACGCGCTGCCCGAGTCGATGCTGCCGCTGGAACTGCCCGAGGTCGAGGACTACTCGCCGCGCACCTTCGAGCCGGACGACGCCGACTCCCAGCCCGAGACCCCGCTGTCGCGGAAGTCCGACTGGGTCAACGTCGAGCTGGACCTGGGCGACGGCCGTGGCGTCCGCTCCTACCGGCGCGAGACCAACACCATGCCCAACTGGGCCGGTTCCTGCTGGTACGAGCTGCGCTACCTGGACCCGAACAACGCGGACGCGCTGGTCGACCCGGAGATCGAGCAGTACTGGATGGGCCCGCGGGAGTCCGCCCCGCACGGCGGCGTCGACCTGTACGTGGGCGGCGCCGAGCACGCGGTGCTGCACCTGCTGTACGCCCGCTTCTGGTCCAAGGTGCTGTTCGACCTGGGCCACGTCTCCTCGGCGGAGCCGTTCCACAAGCTGTTCAACCAGGGCATGATCCAGGCGTACGTCTACCGCGACGAGCGCGGCTTCCCGGTGACCGCCACCGAGGTCGAGGAGCGGGACGGGAAGTTCTTCTTCGAGGGCGAGCAGGTCAAGCGCGAGCTGGGCAAGATGGGCAAGTCCCTGAAGAACGCCGTCACCCCGGAGACGATCTGCGAGGAGTACGGGGCCGACACCCTGCGCCTGTACGAGATGGCGATGGGCCCGCTGGACGTCTCGCGTCCCTGGGACACCCGGGCCGTGGTGGGCCAGTACCGCCTGCTGCAGCGCCTGTGGCGGAACGTGGTCGACGAGGAGACGGGCGCGGTCACGGTCGTCGACGCCGAGCCCTCGGAGCAGACGCTGCGCGCCCTGCACAAGGCCATCGACGGGGCCGGCGGCGACCTGGCGGGCCTGCGCTTCAACACCGCCATCGCCAAGATCACCGAGCTGAACAACTTCCTGACCAAGGCCGGCGAGCCGCTGTCCCGCCCGGTCGCGGAGCAGCTGGTCAAGCTGGTGGCCCCGCTGGCGCCGCACATCGCGGAGGAGCTGTGGCACCGGCTGGGCCACACCGACTCGGTGGTCCACCAGGACTTCCCGGTCGCGGACCCGGCGTATGTCGTCGACGAGACGGTCACCTGCGTGGTCCAGGTCAAGGGCAAGGTCAAGGCCCGCCTGGAGGTGCCGCCGGCCATCTCGGAGGCGGACCTGGAGCAGCTGGCGGTCACGGACGAGGCCGTGGTCGCCGCGCTGGGCGGGGCCGAGATCCGCAAGGTGATCGTGCGCGCGCCGAAGCTGGTGAACATCGTCATCTGA